The following DNA comes from Pirellulales bacterium.
CCGCCTTACTAAAAGCAACTAACCGAACGTCAAATTAGTCTACTCAATTTGGCGGGAATACACAACTTTTTATTGATCGCACGGGTGATACTGCCCAGCTGCGACAAACATCCCCAACGCCGAAGGCGTTGCACAACAAAGCCCAGGGTTGTCCGGCAACCCTGGGTAACGTGATTTAGGCCCGGAGGACCGTCAGGCAATAGCCCCGATCGTCAGATCGGGGTTCAGAGGGCATTAAAACAATTCGAGGTCCGAAGGACCGGCACAGAAGGTAGCGGTCCTCCGGACCTCATTCATTTTTTGTTCCATCACACCGCAACCTCACGGTTGCGGCTATTTCCTGTCGGGCCTCCGGCCCTCAGGCAGAGAACGTACGGCGCTGCGCTGACCCTGGGCTGTGTTGTTCAACGCCTTCGGCGTTAATTCGGCAATTGCCAACTCTTAATTTCTGCATGGGTGCCGCCTACCGCTTGCTGACGCGCGCGGCTCTACATCTAAATTCTTCTTTGCGTCTCTGCGTCTCTGCGCGAGAAATGCCTGGGGCCGCCGCCTACCGCTTGCTGACGCGCGGGGCTCTATGTCATCGCACTGGCATCACTGCCTGCTGCCTGCCGCCCGCGGCCGACCTGTCTTAATTGCCGCTCCGCTGAAACTCGTACAGCACTTGGGCGGAGCCGCGGCTGGCGTCGAACGACTTCGGGTATTTTTGACCCTTCAGGTCGTAGCAGACCCGTAGCGAATTTCCCTGGGCATCGTAAATGCCTTTGAACCGGCCGCCGAAGGTTCCGGCCGGCGTGTCGTGATGAAACACGTCGATGTGCTTTTGCTCCAGGTCGAGCTTGAACACATACGGCACCGCCGCCGATTGCCCGTTCAGACGAACGGTATATTGACTGCCGCTGACAATCCACTGCATATCCGCCATCTGCGCCGTTCCATTGGCCATGCACGAAACCAGTTTCCAAGTTCCCTGCCAAGCTTGCGTATCGTCCCCCGCCGAACTGGCATAACTCACACTCCACCCGGCAAACAAACTAACGAACAGAACAATTTTGAACCGGCGCATGGTGATATCTCCCGACAAATAGATGCTTCCTCTGAATCTATTCAACTATAGCCCACCGCTTGCCACTGGCTCTGCCAGTGCCGGCCCGGCCCATTCTGCACGCTGCAATCTGCACTCTGCAATTGCCGTTGGACCCTCTGTTCCCCTCGGTTCTCTCCTGTGTTATTCTGCCTTCTGCTTTCTGCCTTCTAATCACCGCTTACTCACACGCGCGGCTCCAATTGTTGTCGCCACTCAACACTCACCCTTCACCACTCACTTCCTCACCACTCACCTCCTCACCCACACATGTCAACTGCCGAAGCTGAAACCCAAATCTGGACCGGCAACCCCTCGCAATGGGCCGGCTTGGGCACGTACTTCTGGTGCGTGCTGCTGGCGATTATTTTCGGCGTTGCCGCCGTGCTCGTGCATCCTTATTTCTGGCTCGGTTTGCTCCTGCCGTTACTGATCGCCTTTACAAAATTCTGCCGCATTAAAGCCACACGTTACACGCTCACCAGCCAGCGGCTGAAAATTTACACGGGCATTGTCGATCGCAAAGAAGTCGAAATCGAATTGTTCCGCCTCCGCGATTTATCCATGGATCAATCCTTCCTGCAGCGCCTGGTCAACGTCGGCACGGTCGAGGCGCTTTCCAGCGACAAAGACGCGCCGGGCATTTTCCTGAGATGGGTGAACAAGCCCGACGTGGTGAAAGATTTGCTCCGCACTCACATCATGCAGTCGCGCCAAGCCACCGGCACCCGTGACATCGATCTGACCAACACAACCAACTGACGATTGGCCCGCTCCATTTGGCGGTGATGCGCTGAATTGACCGGCCGGTCGCAACAAAAGCGTGAAATATACATTCTGGCGAGCAGAGCCGGGTGGTGGGCCAATTTGAACATAGCCCGACTGTGTCAGTCGGGAAAAGCGGCTGTCGGAATTTCAAATTGTCCCACCACCCAGAGCCGCGACCGCGAGGAAGCGGCTCTTTCTTTTTTCGCACTGCCATAGCTCTCTCTAAAAAAATTCTCTGAGAGAATTGGGCCACTCACATGGTAATATGTACACTCTCAATCTTTCAAAATAGAAAACTGGCTTGATATGCTCCGGCTCAACCAACCCATCCGCCGTTTTCCCGTCGGTTTTCCACCCTTTTCAAATCTGTTTTTCACCCTTTTTTCCCGTTTTCTCCAGACACATGAACAGCCACACCCAAACATTCACGCCAGCCAACGACCGCGCCGAACTGGTCATGGCACAACTTGAAGACGCATCCACCCGCATGCTGGCCCCACGCCAGGCGTCCCCGCCGGCCATCGTCGTTCACCAGCGCGATCCGCTCGGGCGCTTCACCCCAGGCTGTCCGCCCGGTCCCGGACGTCCTCGCAAACTTGCCCCGCGACATTTCGTCACGCCGCTCAGCCTGTACCAGCGCGTGCTGGACATGCACGATTCGGTCAACACCTGGAACAATGTCATCCAGCGGCTCGGCCCAGCGGCTGCGCGCGCGTTTCTGGCCGACTTGGAAGCCGAACAAGGTCCCATCTCGTTTCGACATCTGGTTCTGGAAGCCATCGCCGCCGCCCAGCGCCGGGCGCTCGCCGAAAAAAAATTCCCCCCAACGCATTGCCGGTAAACCTTCGCGCACGCGCAAACGGACCAAACGTTCCGCACGCCGCAAAAAAATTTGAATTTCGCCTGGCTGGGGTCGAACGAAGTGAGCTCCCACCGGCTTCCGACACTCATTGTCAACCCACGCCAAAACCACGATAATACGCCCTGCCAAACAACCTCACCCTCGCCCTTCACCCCCTCGTTCCTCGCCCCTCATGACCATGCCCAAACTCGTTGCCCAAGCCATCACGTTTGACGATGTTCTACTGCTTCCGCGGTACAGCCAGGTGGTGCCGGCCGAGGTGAGTGTCGGCACGCGGCTGACCCGGAACATTCGGCTTAACATTCCACTGGTCAGCTCGCCCATGGACACCGTGACCGAAAGCGACATGGCAATTGCCCTGAGCCAAGAAGGCGGGCTGGGCGTCATTCATAAGAATATGAGTGTCGAGCGGCAGACGGAAGAAGTCGACAAGGTGAAGCGCAGCGCCAACGGCATTATTTTCGATCCCGTCACGCTGCCGCCGACAGCAACGGTAGCAAAGGCGCGCGAGGTGATGAATCAGGCCAACATCTCCGGCGTACCGATCACTGCTAGCGCTAGCAATAAAAAGCTGCTGGGAATCATCACGCGGCGTGATTTGCGGTTCCTCGAGAGCAGCGACACGCCCATCAGCGAAATTATGACGCGGCACAACCTCGTGACAGCACAGGGGACTGTAACGCTTGCGGAAGCTGAGAAGATTTTGATGGCAAATAAGGTCGAGAAACTTTTGCTGGTTGACGAAGATTATACGCTGACGGGCCTGATTACCATCAAAGACATCGACATGCAGAAGCGGTTTCCCAATGCTTGCAAAGACAAGCTGGGAAGGCTGCGTGTCGGAGCCGCCATTGGCGTTCACGACTTTGAACGGGCCGAAAGTCTGATCGCCAAGGCGGTGGATGTGTTAGTGGTCGACAGTGCTCACGGGCATTCGTCGAACGTGATCGAGACCGTCAAACAGATCAAAAAACGCTGGGAGAAAATTGACGTCGTCGCCGGAAACGTGGCGACCAAACAAGGCGCGGCCGACCTGATTGCAGCCGGAGCCGACGCGGTGAAAGTGGGCATCGGGCCAGGTTCCATTTGCACCACGCGGGTGATTTCCGGAGTGGGCGTGCCGCAAATTACGGCGATTATGGATGCGGCTGCCGCGGCCGAAGCGGCGGGCGTGCCCATCATTGCCGACGGAGGCATTCGCTATAGCGGAGACATTACGAAAGCGATTGCGGCCGGGGCCAGCGTGGTGATGATCGGCGGATTGTTCGCCGGCACCGCGGAAAGCCCGGGACAGCAAATTTTGTATCAAGGCAGAACGTTCAAGGTGTACCGAGGCATGGGTTCCTTGGGCGCCATGGTCGCTGGATCGAGCGAACGGTATCGGCAGGCGGTGAAGCGCGGCGAGGAAGCCCGCAGCGCCAGCAAGTTGGTGCCCGAGGGCGTCGAAGGGCGCGTGCCGTTCAAAGGACCGCTGAGCAGTTTTGTGTATCAGTTGGTGGGCGGATTGAAAGCGGGGATGGGTTATTTGGGAACGCGCGACATTGACGAGTTGCGCAAGGAAGCACAATTCATACAAGTTTCGCACGCCAGTGTGCGGGAGAGTCATCCACATGACATCGCCATTACGCAGGAAGCACCCAACTACAGCGCGGAGTATTCGGGAGACGAATAGCAGCCCATCGCACGAGTTAGGCGGCGCGGACGCCGCGTCAAATTCGAAGTTGGAAATTCGAATGACGAATGAAGCTGGAAGGACAGAAATTCGAAGTTCGCAATTCAAAAAATACCGATCGGGGATTGTGGCGCTTTACATCATCGCGCTGTTTGCGGCGTTGGAGATGGGACATTTAGCTGTGGCCCGGGCCGATTACGATTCGGCCACGGTAGTACCGGGCACGCGCTTGGTGTGGCACCCAGTGCGGCCGCAACGAACCGACGACAGCGCTAGCGGCGAGCGTTCGGATGATTCGGCTTCGGGCAAAAAAGACGCCGATAAGTCGGCTGACACGACTGCCGAAAAGAAAGCGGACTGCGGCAAAGATGACTGCGTCGACAGCGCCAAGCCAGCGGACATCGCCACCGGCAAGAATGCCCCAGCGCGAAGCGCGAACGTGGAAAATTTAGAGGGCAACAAAGTCGCGGGGCAAAAGCATCCGGTGATTGCCGCCGGATACGACGAGGACCAATCGGGCCAGTACGATCGATTGCGGAAAACCATTCGGCCGGCGGGCGGGCCCATTTTGGTTGGCGGCGCGAACTCGTCAAACGTGGCGCTGACCGATCCGTTCGGCGACAATTTGCCGTCGGTCAAAACTTCGCACCGGATTGCGATGACGCCGCCGGAAGAAATCGACAGCTTGCCGGCGCCTGTGCAAAACGAAGCCGCTCCGCTGCGGATTGAATCGGCGGAACAAGATTCGAACGAGCCGACGCCGCCGGAATCGCTGCGCAGCGGCGAGCCGAAGCGCACCGTAGACACGTATCAAACGCAAATTTCCGGGCCGCCTGCGCCCGATTTGTTGCCCGGTGCCGAACCGGTTCCCTCGTATACCAGGCAGCCCGCGAAGAATCCGGAGGAAGCCTGCCGCGACGAGTACAACCAAATTAAGGCGCTGACGCTGGAGAAGTTGAGCATCGACATCACGCCGCCGGGCGCGAATGCCAAAGGAGACCAGGTTCCGTTTGAATGCTCGCTGAGCACCGATGCGTTTGTGCCGCGCAATTGGCAATGCCTGACGTACACGTGGAAGGCGTCGGCGCTGTGTCACAAGCCGCTATACTTTGAAGAAGACAGCATCGAGCGCTACGGGCACTCGTGGGGTCCGCTGGGATTTGAAGACGCGCAGACGTACATTCACTTCTTTGGCGATTTGGTGCTGCTGCCGTACAACGTGGGCGTGCAGACACCGTGCGAGTGCGATTACGCTTTGGGTTATTACCGCGTGGGCGATTGTGCCCCGTGGATTTGCGATCCGTTTCCGCTTAGCTGCCGCGGTCTGCTGACCGGCGCGATTGGCTACTGCGGCGTGGCGGCGCTGTTTCCGTAAAATTGCGGTCGGCAATCATCGAAAACGATGGAAGCCCTGGGGTTGCAACCCCAGGGCTTTTTTGTTTACTGGAAGCGGGATTTTTATGTTGATTCTTAGCCGAGACAAGGTGCGCGAGGTGGACCGCCGGGCCGTGGCCGAGTACGGCATGAGCGGGCTGGTGCTGATGGAAAACGCTGGGCGGGGCGCGACGGATGTGCTGTGCAGCCAATGGGCAGGGGGCGGCAGGTTCGCAGATCCGCGGATGGTAGTGGTGTGCGGTAAGGGGAACAACGGCGGCGATGGATTTGTAATTGCCAGGCACTTGGATTTGCGCGGCTGGCCGGTGATGGTGCTGTTGCTGGCCGAACCGAAGGAATTGCGGGGCGATGCGGCGGCGAATTTCGGGATTCTCGAAAAAGCCGGATTGGAAATTCAAACGTTTGGAGCGCCGCTGGATGAGGCGCGCTTTCGCGCGGCGCTGGCGGGGGCCGGATATTTAGTCGATGCGATTTTGGGGACCGGCGCCACGGGGGAGCCGAAATCGCCGTATGCCGAAGCCATCAATCTGATGAACGCCAGCGGCGTGCCGATTCTCGCCGTCGATTTGCCCAGCGGATTAGATTGCGACACCGGCGCGGCGGCGCGGCATACGATTCGGGCGGCGAATACGGCCACGTTTGTGGCGGCCAAGCCAGGATTTTTTGTGGCCGGCGCAGATCAATACGTGGGGGAAATTCACGTGTGCGACATCGGCGTGCCGCGACGGTTGGTGGAGGAGGTTGCGCGCTCGGCACGCTAAGCCGCAAGCGGATGGCGATATTCCCCATTCCACACTCCCCATTCGTCGTCGTCATTCACGCGATGATGTCTTTGATGACCTTGCCGCTGGTGATGGTGAGGCGTTCATCGCGGCCGTTGTGCTGGAAGGTGAGCTGCTCGTGATCGAGTCCGAGCAGGGCCAGCACCGTGGCGTGAATGTCGTGGATGTGGGCCTTGTTTTCGACGGCGTAGAGGCCGATTTCGTCGGTCGCGCCGTAAACCGTGCCCGGCTTGATGCCGCCGCCGGCCATCCACATGGTGAAACCATAAGGATTATGATCGCGGCCAGTGCCGCTTTCGCTCATCGGCGTGCGGCCGAACTCGCCGCCCCAAATCACGAGCGTGCTGTCGAGCAAGCCGCGCTGCTTAAGATCTTTAAGCAGGCCGGCAATGGGGCGATCGGTTTCTTTGCAATACTGGCTGTGATTGCCTTCCACATCGGTGTGGGCGTCCCATTTGCTGCCGGAGCCCATGTAGAGCTGCACGAAGCGGACGCCCCGTTCCACCAGCCGGCGGGCGAATAAACAGTTGCGGCCGTTGGCGGCGGTGGCTTGCTGATCGATGCCGTACAGAGCAAGCGTGTCGGCAGTTTCGCCGGAAATGTCAGTGGCTTCCGGAGCGGCGGACTGCATGCGATAGGCGAGTTCGTAGGAGGCGATGCGGGCTTCGAGGTCTTTGTCGTCCTCGCGGCCCAGAAGATGTTGGCGGTTCAGTTGCTGGATGAAATCCAGTTCGCTGCGTTCCCGTGCGGCGGAGTAACCGGCTGGCGGATCGACGTGCAAGATGGGCGTTTTGCCGTCTCGGAATTTGGTGCCCTGGTACGTGGCGGGCATGAAGCCGGTGCTCCATTGGCGGCTGCCGCCGGGTGGTTCTTGGGGATAATCGGTCAGCACTACGTAGCCCGGCAGGTTTTCGCAGGCTGTGCCGAGACCGTAGAGAACCCAGGAGCCCATACAGGGGCGGCCCATGAGAATGCTGCCGGTGTTCATTTCGCAGACGCTGCCGACGTGGGTGAGTCCATCGGCCCAGCACGATTGAATGACGGCGATGTCGTCGACACAGGTGGCGATTTCGGGGAGCCAATCGCTGACCCAAATTCCGGATTGGCCATACTGTTTGAATTTCCGGGGGCTGGCCATCAGCGGCGTGTTGGCGGTTTTGCCCATGGCGGTTTCGGGGCGAGCGAAACTGGCCGGCAATGGTTGGCCAGCGAGCTTGTTCAGCGTGGGCTTGGGATCAAACAGATCGAGATGGCTGGGTCCGCCGTCGATGAAGCACCAGATGACCGATTTGGCTTTGGCTGAGAACATCGGCGATTTGGGCGACAGCGGATTGAGCGCGGCGGCTGTGAGATCTCCGGCGAGGGCGCTGTCGGTTCCGGCGCGGGCAATGGACGAAGCATCGCGGCTCAAGAGCGACCACAGGGCCAGCGCGCCGAAACCGCCGCCGGCGCGGAAGAGAAAATCGCGCCGGGAATGGGCGGATTCGTGGTGAGGAATGAGGGACATGTTTATAAAGCCGCGACCGGTGGTCGCGCTGAAAGTAAATTACGTTTTACACTGCTCGCGCGACCGACGGTCGCGGCTTTATACAGCAGGATCAGTCGACGTACAAAAATTCGTTGGTACACATCAGGGCGTGGCATAGATCGACCACGGCGGCGGCTTTGGCGCGATCGACTTTGGAGGGCAGAGGGAGAGGGAGTTGTTTCTCGTCGGGCGGTGCGGCCTCGGCGGTGATGGTGGCGGCCTGGGCGTCGACGAACTTTTCGGCGGCGGTGATTTCGTTTTCTTGCGGCGGGCGGCCAAAGGCTTGGGTGTATGCTTCGCGCACCAATTTGGCTTCGTCGAGTTGTCCGTGCTGGTCGCAGTCGGAGAGCAGTTTTCCGCTCCAGTGTCGGGCTGCGGCCTGGGTATCTTCGCCGTTGAGCATTTCCAAAGCTTGCGGAGCCGTGATGGTGGCGGTGCGGCGCGGGCAACTGTTTTGCATATCGGGCTGATCGTACGACTGCAACAGGGGAAGCCGCATGTTTCGCTGCGCGAGAACGTAAATGGAGCGGCGATTGCGGTCGGCGGGCTTTTGATCAGCGTCCCAACCGTACTTGGAATCTTCCAGCACTTGGGGCAACTCCGGCTTGGCGCTGGGGCCGTACATGCGCAGATTCAGTTGGCCGGAAACTTGCAACTGAGCATCGCGGAGCTGTTCGCCTTCGAGCCGCTGGCGGCGCGCGTGCCAGAGCAAATTATCGGCGGCGTCGGCAGTTAAGGCGGCGGCTTGGGCGGCGGACGATGGATCGATTTTTGACGATTGGCAATACGTAGCGGAGAGGACGATGAGCCGTTGGATGGGCTTGAGATGCCAACCCTCGGCAATGAATTCGTAGGCCAGCCAATCGAGCAGTTCTTGATGCGAGGGATTTCCACCCATGGCGCCGAAATCATTGGGCGTGGCGACGATGCCCTGGCCAAAATGATTGGCCCACAGGCGATTGACCATGACGCGGGCGGTCATGGGATTGTCGGCGCGGGTGAGCCACTCGGCCAGCGCAGTGCGGCGGCCGGTGGAAGCGGGCTTTTCGGGGGGCGGGGTAATTTCCGGTTCGCTGGCGCCCAAAAAGGCGGGGAAGCCGGGCGCGACTTCCTGCTCCGGCCGGAGATAATTGCCGACGGCCAGGACGCAGGTGGGGGGTGGTTGACCGTCGCCATCGGCCACGGCCATGGCGGTGGGTAAGGACTCGGGCTTGATGGCATCGTACTTCGACAGCTCCTCCATCTGCTGATCGTACTGTTTTCGTTCGTCCGGATTGCAGCGGCGATAGGCGCGTGCGATGCGGGAATCGATCCATTCTTCGGCCTCGGCGACGAGCTGTTTTTGGAAGCAGGAGCGTTTTTCCGGCGGCGTGTTGATGGCGGCCAAGGTTTGCGAATCGTAGGCGGCAATGGCGTCTTGTCGGGCGGCTTCGCGCTCGTCGGACAGCTCGTTGTCGATGCGATCGCGGATGGGCTTGGTGGCCTGCTCCCACGTTTCCATGCGCTTGTCGTAATTTTCGACCTGGTCTATGGACGCAATGGACACACCATCGGCAGGCAGGATGGCGGCAAAACAGGCCTGGAGGCGGTAAAAATCGGTCTGCTTGATGTCGTCAAACTTATGATCGTGGCAGCGGGCACAACCGATGGTCAGGCCCAGGAAGGCCAGGCCGGTGTTCTCGGTGATGTCGTCGAGGATTTCCTGGCGCTGCTGCACCATGTTGGAAGCGTTGATATCTTCCGGGTAGAGGCGAATGAAACCGGTGGCGATGAGGGCATCTGGATTGTTGGGCTCCAATTCGTCGCCGGCGATTTGCTGGCGGACGAAGCGGTCGTAGGACAGATCGCTGTTGAAGGCGCGGATGACGTAGTCGCGATAACGATGGGCGTCGAGACGGAGGCCATCTTTTTTGAAACCTTCGGTCTCGCTGTAGCGGACGACGTCGAGCCAGTGCTGGGCCCAGCGTTCGCCGTAGCGCGGCGAGGCCAACAAGCGATCGACCACTTTGGTGTAAGCGTCGGGAGAGTGGTCGGCCAAAAAGGCGGCCTGTTCTTCCGGCGTCGGCGGCAGACCGGTTAAATCGAACGTGACGCGCCGCAGGAGCGTGAGCTTATCGGCCGCATTGTTGGGCTGGAGTCCGGCGGCTTCGAGCTTTTGACCGATAAAATCGTCGATGGGGTTGTGGGCCCAGCCGTGCAATTTGCTGAGCGTGGGAACATTAGGACGGGTGAGCGGACGGAAAGGCCAATCGCCAATTTTGAACAGCCCGGTTTTGGCGGAGTTTGAGCTCGAGCTGGAAGGCAAGGGCTTGGCGCCCGAGGCAGGTTTTAAAATGCCGGTCGGGGGCGAAACTGCGGCGATGGCTCCGTCGGCTTGCTTGGCGGCAACAATCGCGTGCGCAGCGGGGGATGAATCCAGACCGACTTGGTCCTTCGCCAGGGCGCAAGTTGCTCCTGCGGAGAGCCAAATCAATAGGTTAAACAGTATTCTAACCGTGTGGCCCGCATATCCATTGCGTGGCCGGGCCGCCTGGACAGCGGCGAGCCCCTGGTTGGGGATCATGCGTGTGGAACCTCTGGCGCGAGAGCGTCGGGGTACGTGTGTGTGGAAAAAAGGGTGAGTGTGTTGTGGCGGCTTATATTAGTGTCTAACCGCCATTTTTGGCAATCAAGGTTTTTTCGTATTTCGGGAGCAATTCTTGCCAATTGCGGGAGTAAAACTGCTGTTGTATGCTGAAGGGGTGTAAAGAGTTAGGAATTAGGCGATGGTTCGATGCGGGTGGTTGGGTGTAAGTGGGGACATTGCCTGGGGCGAATAACCCTCGCAATATACTCTTATTGGTTAGCGAATTTGGCCGCCGGGTGACAGCAGCGCTCCGCCGGGCGAATTGAATATAGAAGGACAATAGTTATGACATCCTACGCACACCCTGAGGTGTTGGTTTCCACCGTCTGGGTGGCCGAGCATCTCAACGATAACAGCATCCGGATTGTGGAATCGGACGAAGACGTGCTTTTGTATACCCAGGGGCACATTCCCGGGGCGGTGAAAATCGATTGGCATACCGATTTGCAGGACGCAATTGTGCGCGATTACATCGGGACGCAGCGGTTTGCCGGGCTGTGCCAGTCGAAGGGAATCGAAAACGACACGACAGTGGTGTTTTACGGCGACAAAAATAACTGGTGGGCCTGCTACGCGTTTTGGGTGTTCAAGCTGTACGGTCACGAAAAATGCCTGATTATGGACGGGGGACGGAAACGGTGGGAATTGGATGGGCGGGCGTGGACGCGCGATGCGGAGCCGACCTATCCGCAGACTCGTTACGTGGCCAAGGAGCCCGATTTGTCGATCCGAGCCTTCCGTGAAGAAACCCTGAAGCACAGCCGGGGCGGCAAGCCGCTGGTGGACGTGCGCTCCAACGGCGAATACACCGGCGAGCTGCTGCACATGCCGGACTATCCGCAGGAAGGAGCGTTGCGCGGCGGGCATATTCCGGGGGCGGTGAGCATTCCGTGGTCGAAGGCGGTGCAAGAAGATGGCACGTTCAAGCCGGCCAAGGAACTGGAAAAGTTGTACTGCAAAGAAAACGGCCTAAGCCGCCGGGGCCGGACCATTGCCTACTGCCGGATTGGCGAACGGAGCAGCCACACGTGGTTTGTGCTGAAATATCTACTGGGCTTTGGCAACGTGAAAAATTACGACGGCTCCTGGACCGAATGGGGCAACATGGTCGGCATGCCGATTGCCAAGGGGAGCGAGCCGGGCGGGGTGGCCGCACCAGAAAAACCGCAGACGGCGGTGGCGGGGTGAACATGCCCGTTGCCAGGCTGGATGAAATTGTCGGCGAGTTTGCTGATTTGGAGCCGCGGGAGCGGTTGGAACTGCTGCTGGAGTTTGCGGAGAATTTGCCGCCGCTTCCGGCCAAATACGAAGCGGAACGCGATGCCGGGCTGCACCGGATTGCGGAGTGTCAAACGCCGACGTTCATTTGGGTGGAACTGGTCGAGGGGCGCGTGGAAATTCACGCTTATGTTGCGCCTGAAGCGCCCACGGTTAAGGGCTTTGTGGGAATTCTGATTGACGCTTTCAACGGAGCCACGCCCGAGGACGTGCTGAGCACACCGGAAGATTTGCTCAAGCGGTTGGGCTTGCTGGAATCGCTGGGGATGGTTCGGATGCGCGGGTTAGCGGCGGTGCAGCATTACATCAGGCAGCAAGTGCGGAAAGCGGCGACTGGACGGGAGAGTGCATGATGCACGGCGATCAGCGCTGGGCAAGCCCAGCGGCTATGTTGCGAATCGCCTTCTCACGTCATTTTGCGCACCAACCAATCGCCGAGGCGCGGAAACAGATGGATGGCGGCGATGAACAGGCGGGCCAGGGGGGGGTAAATGAGTTCCGGCTGGCGGCGGCGGCAGGCGGTGAGAATGGCCTGCGAAAGTTTTTCCGGACGCACTGGCGAAATTCGCACGCCGGCTCCCGGTTTGGCGGCGCGCGGGGGCAGGCCTTCCAGTTGATCGGCATAACGATCGGCGGCATCGTCCCGGGCGATGGGACCGGGTGAAACCAAAAGCACGTGCACGCCTTGCGGTTGCAGTTCTAAGCGAAGTTGCTGCGTGTATGCGGCCAGGGCGAACTTGGTGGCGGCATACGCGCCGACATAGCGGCTGGCGGATTTTCCCGACAGCGAGCCGATGTTGACGATTTGCCCGCGGCTGCGGAGCAAATGGGGCACCGCCGCCCGAGTGCAACGGACGGCGCTGAGAAAGTTGATGTCCATTAAGTTGGCGAAATCTTCGGGGGTGGTATCGAGCAGAGCGCCGCGGGTGGAGCGGCCGACGTTGTTGATCAGGACATCGAGGCGGCCGAAATGACGGACCGTTTGCTCGATGAGGTGTTCGACCTGATTTTGCTGCGTGACATCGGCGGGAATGGCGAGCACTTGGGCGCCTGAGACCCGCAGATCGGCGGCGACGGTTTCCAGTGTGTCGGCGGAGCGGGCGGAAACGACGACCTGAGCTCCGGAACGGGCAAAAGCTTGGGCCAAGGCGCGGCCCAATCCGCTGGAACCGCCGGTGATGAGCACCACTTTACCGGGCCAGAAGCCGGTGGCTTGACGCGCTTTAGGCGCGGTTACGGGCAAGGGCAGGGGAGGGTCACCGGCGGCAACCACAGCCACGCTGAGAGCGGCTGAAGGGGTCGGCGATGAGCCGCGCGGGGGCATGGCTGATATCTCGCTCATCGGCATTCAAATGATTCGTAGCGGTTCAATCGAACCCAGCTCTGTTCAATTTTAGTCTAACCCTGGGCCGGATGTTTGGCCAGCACAATTGGCGGTCGTGGCCCAATCTGAAAAATGTAGTGGCGTCTGTCCCTAGACGCCGGCAATTTTTTCGAACAAAACGGCTGAGGACAGCCGTCGCTACATCTATTTTCTTCCACATTGGGCCACTACCCATTTGGCTGCATTGTGCTTGCCCGATGCGAATAAAGTCCGTACGATGCGGCACGAAGACGTCTTTGCGCCTTCGTCAGCGGCACGTCAA
Coding sequences within:
- a CDS encoding DUF1549 and DUF1553 domain-containing protein, with protein sequence MIPNQGLAAVQAARPRNGYAGHTVRILFNLLIWLSAGATCALAKDQVGLDSSPAAHAIVAAKQADGAIAAVSPPTGILKPASGAKPLPSSSSSNSAKTGLFKIGDWPFRPLTRPNVPTLSKLHGWAHNPIDDFIGQKLEAAGLQPNNAADKLTLLRRVTFDLTGLPPTPEEQAAFLADHSPDAYTKVVDRLLASPRYGERWAQHWLDVVRYSETEGFKKDGLRLDAHRYRDYVIRAFNSDLSYDRFVRQQIAGDELEPNNPDALIATGFIRLYPEDINASNMVQQRQEILDDITENTGLAFLGLTIGCARCHDHKFDDIKQTDFYRLQACFAAILPADGVSIASIDQVENYDKRMETWEQATKPIRDRIDNELSDEREAARQDAIAAYDSQTLAAINTPPEKRSCFQKQLVAEAEEWIDSRIARAYRRCNPDERKQYDQQMEELSKYDAIKPESLPTAMAVADGDGQPPPTCVLAVGNYLRPEQEVAPGFPAFLGASEPEITPPPEKPASTGRRTALAEWLTRADNPMTARVMVNRLWANHFGQGIVATPNDFGAMGGNPSHQELLDWLAYEFIAEGWHLKPIQRLIVLSATYCQSSKIDPSSAAQAAALTADAADNLLWHARRQRLEGEQLRDAQLQVSGQLNLRMYGPSAKPELPQVLEDSKYGWDADQKPADRNRRSIYVLAQRNMRLPLLQSYDQPDMQNSCPRRTATITAPQALEMLNGEDTQAAARHWSGKLLSDCDQHGQLDEAKLVREAYTQAFGRPPQENEITAAEKFVDAQAATITAEAAPPDEKQLPLPLPSKVDRAKAAAVVDLCHALMCTNEFLYVD
- a CDS encoding sulfurtransferase, with protein sequence MTSYAHPEVLVSTVWVAEHLNDNSIRIVESDEDVLLYTQGHIPGAVKIDWHTDLQDAIVRDYIGTQRFAGLCQSKGIENDTTVVFYGDKNNWWACYAFWVFKLYGHEKCLIMDGGRKRWELDGRAWTRDAEPTYPQTRYVAKEPDLSIRAFREETLKHSRGGKPLVDVRSNGEYTGELLHMPDYPQEGALRGGHIPGAVSIPWSKAVQEDGTFKPAKELEKLYCKENGLSRRGRTIAYCRIGERSSHTWFVLKYLLGFGNVKNYDGSWTEWGNMVGMPIAKGSEPGGVAAPEKPQTAVAG
- a CDS encoding SufE family protein, which produces MPVARLDEIVGEFADLEPRERLELLLEFAENLPPLPAKYEAERDAGLHRIAECQTPTFIWVELVEGRVEIHAYVAPEAPTVKGFVGILIDAFNGATPEDVLSTPEDLLKRLGLLESLGMVRMRGLAAVQHYIRQQVRKAATGRESA
- a CDS encoding SDR family oxidoreductase, with amino-acid sequence MSEISAMPPRGSSPTPSAALSVAVVAAGDPPLPLPVTAPKARQATGFWPGKVVLITGGSSGLGRALAQAFARSGAQVVVSARSADTLETVAADLRVSGAQVLAIPADVTQQNQVEHLIEQTVRHFGRLDVLINNVGRSTRGALLDTTPEDFANLMDINFLSAVRCTRAAVPHLLRSRGQIVNIGSLSGKSASRYVGAYAATKFALAAYTQQLRLELQPQGVHVLLVSPGPIARDDAADRYADQLEGLPPRAAKPGAGVRISPVRPEKLSQAILTACRRRQPELIYPPLARLFIAAIHLFPRLGDWLVRKMT